cttagcttacgggatggaagctgtcgtcccagccgaaaccattgctggtagcctctgccgggaactctgtacgtccGATCCTGTAGCTAATGACCAGCTCCTgacggacagcctcgatctaatcgaggaaagacgggaccgagctctgattcgcattcaaaactatcagcaagcaatggcacgacagtacaactccaaagtcaggccccgcCAGTTcgttgtaggtgacctagtacttaggaaagtcttcgaaggaaccaaggaaccagatgctgggaagttaggaaccaactgggaaggtccctatcggatcatccatgtggtacgacatggcgtttacaagctccaaaaggtgcgaaccggggtacctgagatcagatcgtggaacgtcacgaatcttaagagatactatcattaggtacctaaaacttcttgaactacgttaggcttgatcccttgactgggtacgtaggcaactccgtcatgagtgcagccccaacctcatttcaacactctgATCACCATtaccaaagggggcatatgtctgattaaaatcacttAGCCCAAACAggcgattgtatgattattatgataccatgtattctgttatcaataaagcaattatcctCGATACCTTGACTCTTTAACAATTTTGGTCCCCAAGAGCCTGAACCTAAAATCTTCGGATCAACCCAGGTCACTaagaacctggacctaaggtcttaaaacccttaatgctctcgaaggtcttaaaatccttcaaacaaaatCAGATCTCCACAGATCTgaacccaaggtcttaaaatccttcaaacaaattcaggttcccCAAAGTCGGGACCTAAGCTCATCAAAAACTCCAAACGAACTCAGGATCCCGGAATCCTGAACCTAAGGTCCTAAAATCCTTAATAACaaactaaggtcttaaaatccttaacaaaagctaaggtcttaaaatccttaacaaaaactaaggtcttaaaatccttaacaaaaactaaggtcttaaaatccttaacgaagacctaaggtcttaaaatccttaacaaaaacTAAGGTTTAACAGAGTCGAAGGCCCCTAAATCCTTCGAAGAAATTCGAAATTCAATAAAACAATTCGTTTCCTCACGAAGTCAGATCAGAAAAGATCTCACAAGCCTTCGAAATAattcaggttcctaaaaacctagAGCTAAGCAGAAACCCGATCACGATCAAACGTCACATTTGGCGACTAAAGCAAAAGACAAATTTCGAAACAACcaagtttaaaattaaacaagggtttaaaagcctccccaggctaacgaAGGTTCAAGACATAAACAGATAAatgtttaaaagcctcctcaggctataagtcttaaaaacaaaagagatagaagcccattgggcaaaagtcTTAAAATATAAAGAGCATCAGCTCTTAACCCTCCTCGGTTCCATGACCAGCTTCAACATCCTTATCCTCCTCTATAGGATCACCCTCCTTGGCAAGGACCTCCATTTCAGCTTCCTGGTCGACACCTCCCGGGGCTGCTTCAACTGGGGCCAGATCAGGAGATACCGAACCCAAGTTAGAACCATATTCTCCGGAAAACGCCGGATTAAACATAttgatctcgaaagtacctgagctctcagagagttgaggaATGGGGAGCTTGCTGACTGAGAAATCAGAAACTTAGGCTTTCTCACACGCAGCAGCAGCTTCCAGAATCAAAGCCATCAAACGATCATACTCCTCTTCGGCATTCTCAATCTCTTTGGACAATAGATCCTTCAGAAGTTCGGTGTTTGCCTGAAGTTCCTGAGCATAGATCAGGGCATCGGTTTCGtccttctttttgacaaacttcTCTTTCACAGAGGTCAGGATCTTGTTGTAAGCATCAGCTACCTCCTTTTTACCTCTCCTGACAGCTAGCTTAACCTCGGCTTCTTTGTTCCTTTGGCTGACCTGAGATGAGACGATCATCTCTTGAACCTGATGCTCACCTATCCTGCGAGCAGCCTCCAACTCGTTGATCTTCCTGTTCTTCACCTGAATGTCGATAGCCTGACTTTCGATTTTCCCCTGCTGGGTATCAACCTTCAGACCGAGCCTCCCGACCTTAGCTTCAAGCTCAGAGACCTGAGCACGAGCCAGGTCGAGCTCCATCTTGGTGGTCTTGAATAACTCAGTAGCTTGAGCTAAATCTCCAGCACTAGGAGCACCACGCATGGTCTCCTCGAACCTCAGCTGAGCTCTGTTGATGGCTCCAGCTagctaaaaaaaatatactaaagtTCAGAAAGTatcaactttttttaaaaaaaagaaaaccaagaaAAGCCGAAACTACGTACCTGACCCAGGTGATGAGCTATGTCAACGTATTCTTCCTTGTTGGTCAAACCATTGATTGAAGGCATGGAGCAACCTACCGTCTTCATATTTCCCAAATCAGTCCGAGACCTCTTGTTTCTCGGAGTCTCGATCTCGAGGGGATCTCTAGCAGCTTGAGGGTTAACTTCAACCGGCGGGACCTCAGAACGAGGAGCAACCTCTTTAACTCTGGTCTCGACCGGGTTAACATCCCTAACAGGAACGGAGGATCCATCATCAAGGACCTCTTTAGCGAGCTAAGGAAGGCTCCTCCTTGAGTCTTGTCCCTGCCTCGCGAAGCACTGGCAGCTGCAGCAGGTTTGCTCCTGGTACGGAAAGAAGGCCTCATCTTGGGAGCTTGAGTCTTTTCTGTTTCAGAAGTGCTAGCTCCAGTCGAAATCTCTACCACGAAAGGACCTTCAGAAACTAAACAAAGGAAAGCTTTTTAGCTATCTCCAGAAGCACATTTAGATATGAAAAACAGATAAGCAAAATCCGAAAACTACCTTCCAAATCTTTAGCTGGAATCGGGTCGAGGAAACTGGCGTTGTATCGCTCTGGGAACCTGGCTGATCCGATGCGAGAAATAGTAAAAGACGCCCAAGTATTGGGACTTTGATGTAGCTTCCGAAAAAGAGCTCTAGACAGCTTATCAGTAAGCTTAGGAGGATCCTCGATATATGCATATGAAATCAAGGGTTCAGCAAACAACAATAATCTGAAATAAGCAAGGCACGTTCCTAAAAATCCTAACCAGATATATCGGACCAAATAACCGAGAGAGCACGACCCACTGGAACTGTCGTGGGGTCAATCTTGAcgtagaaatatttttttcctccAATCATCATCACTACCGGAGGACTTAAAAAGACCGAGCCTAGGACGACAAGGaaggtagtaggtaccgctgCCACCATCCTTACTAGAGCTCTCCTTGATCGTATAAAGGCTCATCAGTTCGATCAGTCCAACAGCGACCCCCTCCTCCTTAGCCCTGGTGATGAAACCATTTATCACCCGGATAACCGAGGGACAAAGCTGAGAAAGGGCCAGTTGATAATGGTCAAGGAGATCTAGCAGGAGGTCCGGAAGCGGAAACCTAAGGTGGCATTTGGAGATATACTTCTCATGAATGCAAAACCAACCCTCCGGGGCGGTTTCAGGGGTTTCGTCGGAGGAACAAACCCTGGCCAACTCCTTCTGACCGTGGGCTTGAACCATGAGGTTAACGACCTCTTGGCTCTTCAATAAAGAAGGCGAGTGAGGCCCCAAAGAGGTGCTCCCGCCAgaaccatccttcttcttcacccgCTTAGAGACCCTCCCCGCGATTGAGTCTTTAGCTTCCTTCTTATCTCTTTTCATATTCTCACCGATCTCCTGTTTAACCTTCATTAAACGTTTGCCGGAAGGAGAGATTCCGGTCTCACCGGAACCTTCTTTCGGAGGATCCATTGAAAAGAAGGGTAAGGAAAATCGAAAGGGTAGCAAGGGGAAAGGGTGGAACAAGCTAATTAGATCTCTAAGGAACTAAGGATTCTAAGAAAATCGCAAAGGATCAATGGTGAAATCGAAggatgaaagtaaaaaaaaaaacaaataaacgtAGTAAAATAAAGGAGTGGAGGAGAAGTTACCTTGAAAACCGAGTGGAGGCGTGGAGAATATGGACAGTGGCAGTTAATGCTAGTCACTTTATATCTCATCAAGTCTCGAGAATCGGagcaaatatttcaaaacttctTTCATCCGAGCCGTTGATTTCATCAAGAGAAATCTCGACCGTCAATTCAAGCGAATAATATCTTCGATGAATATAACtagtaatcattatctcaacagAAAAGATTGAGGTTCAGCGGCTAGGTTAAGCTCCCGAGTAAGAagtcttatctcgaaagctgggggcaactgttgggcccaaatatggcccgttAGCTGACGATAGAACCAAAACGAATATTGGGCCGTGACAAAGCCCAATGCATATCGGCGACCTTAGCTAAGGATTAATACGAagccggaggctggaagctGAGGGCAATCTTCaaagaggtcacggtgaagaggaagctcacatcataacagaaggagcgcaggacccggtcaaagggaagctgttgcgaaTTCCTCAacaaacggagaagatctcggagatcagttaaAGATAATCAagagaagtccaaggctatttaaagaggagGTCGACGATCAAAGAGATGATCCGATTCAACCCATATTCTACTCGATACTCTGAAAACATTCTCATTTACATAACATTCTCATTGTCTTTGTAATCATAAAAGATCATCTTTGTAACCAATCTTTTACCAAGTTATCAAtacaaaatcatcattcattctacaagttattacggaattcagcccacgttatctttccctaacatTTCCTAAactttaacctgacctaaaaatcaggaggtgagtttaatccctcacagcgaccacaaaaccctaatttccgaCGCAACTTCAAACTattcgttctctcaaaccgtaaggatccagacgacgagtaatatataaaattgaagCTTGTGACGAGAAGAATCACCGCAAACCTCGTGTCGATCCGATCTCAGACGCGCCCACACGATCCGTTTAAATAAGCGCTGCCAGAAATCCTAAAACCCTAATCCGGCTTAACCCTAATTCTTCTTCCCTTTActtttactctctctctttggTGATTTATCTTGTTGAGGTTCAAGCGTTCCAACTTGTTTTCATCTCTGTTCGTGATCAGACAAAGGCGTTCTCAACCTGTCCGATCCGATCCAGCTCGACCTGAAGCAAGACGCAATCTGTACCAGCCCGTTCCGGTCATTCAGTTCGCGATCCGACTTGTTCCTGCTCTCGGTGGTCCGGTTCTACAAAACATCAAAGTTTAGgtaaaattctaaaccctataAGAACTTATGAATCGAATTTTGTTGTTTGATAAAGACATGACctttaaaattttgcaaaaccccaaatcaaaaACCCTAGCAAAAGTTTATTAGGTCCCTACccttccatgagtaaatcgaaGCTTTTAAACTaaaagttcgatatgagattgttcATCAATGAAAATCAGAACCACAATGATTTCTGAATCTCAAAGCTCctttgatctgaatgatcaaatcgaatccttaaacctagaaatcgatcaatcccctaaaacataaacatgatcGGTTTCATCCAaaaacatctatttttttttaatgaatccGACTTGAATCTTGATCTGTTTGtctagtttgatttttttttaagttgttcTTGATGGCTAGAACTGCTTAGGATTGAGAATTGCACAAACCCTAATTTGTTTTATGAAATCCGATTGCAAATAGGTGATTTTGgattgaattttttaaattttcgtCTATTTGCTAGATGATTTCCCTGATCAATGTCGAAATTGACTTGAATCATTAGGGattgatagaaaaaaaatagaaattttctaTATTGCTAGATAGCAAATTTTACTTTTCTAGAAATTTCCGGTTTTGTGAAAATTGACTTTTTATGGTTTCTGAAAATTTCCATATTGCTTTTATAATAATGGAAGATTGCTAAAACTTGTTGAGAACCATAATTGAATGTTTTTCAGATTGCTAGAATGCAaaattaacttttctaaaaacttccgtttttgagaaattgtcttttataagttgatggaaactttctatttttcttttggaagaTTAGAAAATTGCTAGAATGGTTAAgattgatctgattttttttaagtcaCATAATACCTATTTAGATCAATGGTttcgaaaaaaataattaaaaagtgaaaccctatattttcgaaaccctaaacccgatTTTCTGTCTCTAGAAtcctattatattttaaatcatctaGAATCAATTGCTTGATctgatttagatttttttttagctCATCTTGATCATATAATCATTGATTGCTAAGGTTGCAtcatgaaacaatttttttgtatgATTGATCATATGAGAAAATCGGATTGCTAGATTAATGGAAAATCGAATTGCATTGCATTAATtcaaaggttgaaagaaaccaaagttgCATTGCTAGattgtataaaataaattggattgaatcatataaataaatggttgaaagaaaccaaatcacattgcataaataaaaatttgaaagaaaCCCTAAATTGCATTGTTTGAATCCGATTATAAGTCAACTAATAAGactataaaatctatattttcagatttcgaatttggattatccagccctcaatctctctggagataattaCTTAGAATGGGCGATGAACACTGCAATTATCCTGAAGTTAAGAGGACTTGGCAGATGTATCATCAAAGGCGAGTATGCAACTGAAAGTGAAAAATATGGGGCAGTAACGATTATTCGCCACCATCTCACTGAGGATCTCAGAGATCAGTATCTAAATATTGAGAACCCTCTAGACCTTTGGACAGAGTTAAAATCCTGATACACAatagtgttattaccaaaggctAGGCATGAGTGGATAAATCTCAGATTCCGGGACTTTAAGTCCGTAGATGAATACAACTCAGCTATAATCAAAATCGTTTCTAgattgaaactatgtggtgaaaaGGTAACAGAGGAATATTTACTGGAAAAAAATATTCCTCACAGCTGATCCAAGGGATCTATTGTTACAATATACCTACAGAGAAAAAGGTTTCACCACTTATACGAATTTGATCTCTTATCtattacaagctgagaagaataatgagatgctaaagaaaaccagtgagatgagacttcATGAAGCCAATAAGGCTGGAGAGAATAAGGATGAATCCAAAGAAGCCACGGCCAAAATGATAAAGGGAGTGGCCGGCTAATACATTGCCTAAGAATCGAGATTTCGACATtttgattttatgttttgatttgatttatttgtcattaaaattttttttatataataagagttgttttggttttatattatcttgtttgatttacttgataatttcttgattgataaatgacaaaatgaaaattaaaaaaatgagtatagtaataaaaatcatacaacccaaggcattgcctaaaggGGGCATGAATTTATTCACCCAAGTAAAAGACCCATTTGAGTTAtttgaaaatgaatggtttccacattgaaccaatgggcaaaggaaaCATAAGTTCCTTCAGATTATAAAATCGCTCAGggcataaaaatggtcgagactgtactcccgactgatctaaactatgctaaaagatcagtatgataaaggcaaaaggcctaggtaaccagataggtttacccacaaaattttatacactttatggcatgactggacgagccatccaggtctttacattgatgcaaagatttatATTGCAAAAgacacaaagagttatcccatagaatctcacgttgtgtaacatgtacacaaggaaAACTCAttaggctataatgttccaagcatctaaaagatttatagcatgttcatgagggggagaaatgacataCCCAtggtccatgaacaacactacAAATCCGAGTTACATGGTTTATAACCATAGTAgacttggccgaattctttgtaCTACAAAGATCACTACCTAATGCTTGGGgacacatggatttacatgtataAGATTAaaatgcatcaggccatataagtgagaatagatattcccatctctGATTGAATACGGGTCATGAGCCAGACATATACTATCTTAAGAGATATTGAATAAACCACCACAAAACATATGTGCCGTCTAAGATGGAACCTCAGAagaggattgggaatatatgttgtatgactaaatccgactatccaacatcagggggagaaagaaataagctggtacaagtataaagagaaatggaatggtattaaccatccttgtcttggcaagatcctcggaccagagaatatgatttaagacgtccaaagaaagatcatacaaagctagctaaaagaataccagacagattagacccgaaaagaaaagaaaaagaatgactaagtcataccagcttagcaccacgaaattaatgtcctagaagacaCATAAtaaagttgctatagagtctattAAAGATAGActaatatgttccataagataagaaactcggaaagaaaaagaaaggtgcatagaaatgacaaATCCGAGGTCATAaaggaaaccagaccagacattaaGATAAGGCTGCACAGCTGaacatctaaggtaccagaccatgtagtttgggacgccaaactgcaaggtaaatgaaggttcttagcaagaatgaaatctctaatcgattagttcatgtctggaacacataCATAAGAGTGTCGACACACAAatgataaagatgcataagaaaatagcacttgagttgtaaaagatataagcgaggatcagaacccacgtgaatacaagaatgcattcatagattAAAAGGTTGAAACCGTGGGGGTTTAAagaaagaatctataaaagagatgggtgtactggccatatatagaaacaccatctgataagataaaaccagtgaaaaataggtcatgtgtgggaaaggaaaaagAAATCGTTAGACACATAAACTAAAGTGTTCATGttcctatttaaagcattcaaggaatggcttgattacacaaggatactcacagagaccaaggaaaaattataaggagatatactcctatgtggtggatgctactacaaattcgaaaatGATAAAGGTCTggttataagaaaaagaaatgtagtaagcaacatgttgatcactggataaagataagatgagaaaagaaattcacaaagaatagttttgttcctaagttattcatggactgaaacaaaGCAGCTGCAAGTGGTATagaagactaagaaaatacttagtacaatcagtccatagatcATTACAGGagatattataattccttgtgtttgTGGTTATACTAAACCAGCCCAAAAGAGGGTTAAATGGTTCAGGAAGATTATAAACTATTGCTGCACATTAGCCAACGAAATTCTATGTATATTAGTGGTTGATCGATGTATCAATATGAACCGACCAGATCGACCAGCATATGTAATATGGCTAATGGAAAAGATCGACCAGCATATGGTAGTACATAAAACATATGGTCAAGGACCATCCAAACGGAGTATATGGGACTACTAGATGTCTGTACATCcgtaaagaaagaaaggaaccAATCATTATGAGTTTGGTCGAGGTCTATGATCCGACATGTCCCACCAAACTATAAGGTGTACTACGACAAAACACATCGACCATATGATTGCAGCATCACACTTGAACCATGTCATTATATCAGGCTGCAATACCTTAGCCATTTATGGGCAGATTGGCATGTGTGTATATGATCCATGACCTAACATATATGTTTCAGAAAACATAGTATTGTCCACGGAAATAAAAGGTCATGAGACGTCATCCAGACATATTGATCAGAAGTATGTCTGAGTCAATAACTAAATTAAAGGGTCCACGGTATAGCTAAGCCATGAGACTAGAGGAACCGTGAGACATGAAAGGTTCTGCGAGTGAAATTTGATCGCAGACTAGAGGTACATCCAAGTACTGGTCGTGTAACATCCGAGTACTGGTCAAGCATCATCCATCCGACCAGAACATGAATCTATTGTCGAGTGGTCAGCAGCAAAGGAGCACGTCTTGATCATTTCCAAATGAATTTCCAGAAGATACACAGAAGGCCGGCAAAAGTACAAGTCTTACAAGACATTACCGACCTTGACATTTAGGAAGCTCATCGACAAGATAGGAATGCATCGACCAAAGATCTTCAgagatgcattcatcaggggcagtctcatgtgttgtactctttttccttatccaatgttttgtcccactgggttttcctggaaaggttttaatgaggcaacattaagcatgtTACGAACTCTGATCAGATGTGTCGAccaagggggagtgttgtaAACCAATTGATGGTCGACCCATATCCGGTTAGACCGAAGCGGACAAGACAGACCAGGCGCCAACAAGAGCCACCAGTCGGCTAGTCTTGCCTTTTCCATATTAGTCTAGTCTTTCTATTTATCTATGTATTTACATATATGTACTCGTTTTCCTATTCCATGTTGgataagattttcatatttattatgACGGTCTATTTGTACTTgtatttataaaaccatttgagttaatgaataaaatatttctttcatAAATCTCTAGTTTCATAACATCTCCAACATTTTTAATCCCCTATATTCAAATGCCACTACGTAGAATATTAAAATGCCATTTTTCAACATTTCGTTAGTTTTGGtagatgtctttttttttttacaaattagtTTAGTTAAGAGTACATATTGAACAATATGGGAAAATATAAGTGTAGTTCTTGACCATTTTAAGCATAAAGTAAGCTATGAAACAATATAGTTCAAATGGTTTCGTTATACTGTTCGGTTTACATTAGTTACATGTGTGAACATTTGAACTGAACAAGACACGGAACGTAATCCCTTTTCTAAAATCAGGACATTGCactgtttcattttttttttcatatttcaatgtaaaaaattcaaattaaatgatatcttatactattaaaacacaagaGGTTTTTCGAGACCACCTTAGAATTTGAACTTATTTACCATTTTTTGCcactgatttatttttattctatgtttttatttgaatgtttttattttttaaaataaatcccAAATAACCATCTCCTATTTTTGTGTAGTATTTTCACATCAGAGTATCAAATACAATGAGTATATAGCGTTAGAATTTATTTATAGGTTTGGTTTGGAAGAAATCTTTtggaaaatttatatttttcctaGTTTTTAGATTTGACGAAGGAGATTTGTTGATTCCAaaaacttaagctttttatctcaTGGGTTCTTCCATTCTTCTACCATTTAATTAAAGAACGGAGGATTTATTTGTTCACTTAGCAACAAGATCGAGAAAGATAGAGACTTTGGCTCTTCACCTTTTTCTCCTTTCTATCTGTCATTTTTTTACTGTTATTTCTTTCAGGTATGTGTATCATTTTTCTTCTAAAGCACATCTTCTTTGAGTTTTCACCTAATTTATGTTGCTAGGGTAAAAAAGTGCAAACATAACAGAGTTTAAGAGCTATTGACAAACCtgtaacatccctatcccggACCCAATATTTTTCCAATAAAAACGGGCTACGGCCCGTTTGTGAAAAACCTAGGGTTCTCTgcagtttcttatatatagaaCTGCAGCCCCTCCTCTTCTCGCCATCAGAAACAGAAGCGGAGCTCTGCAGAGATTCCCGGAGAACTGGAAGCCCTAGCCGTCAAGCTCTCTTCCCTGCGCCGCCgtcttttctcttctctcttctctcctctctcccgtgcgtctctctcttcttctctctctcctcggcGTCCgatctctccttctctcttgtCGGCGGCGTGTTGGTGGTGGTCGTGGTGGTGAtcgccggtggtggtggtggtggtgtagaTGATCAATCGGGTGGTTCAGATCTCATCTTCACTCGCTCTTGTGTCCAGATCTAGGTTAAGGTGAGGTAATCCGAACCCAGTTTCCTCTCAAGTCCTTTATATTATTCATGTTGGATCTAGGATTGATTAGCTCTTGTGTGAAAGTTAGGGTGTTAGTTCATGATGGATCTAGGCTGTTGGATGCATGAACCATGTTGCATAAGAACTCTCATACTGTTTAAAAGGGACATTAAtggactgccttgtgttgatgtggcTAATATATGATGATTGCTTATGTGTTTGTTTGGTCCCATGTGTTGATAGAGTTTTCTCCTAGCATCTTGTTTAATGGTTGTTCTTAATACTCTTGTGCTAAGTGACGGGTGTGTGTCACTGATAACGGGTGGCGTCTTGAGTAAGAGTAGGAGTCTAAGTGTAAGTGAAAGAGGATGTGTAAGTATGAGAATGAGAATGAGAAAGTGGATGTGTCAATGAATCTTGTTTGTAGTCCTGCTTGGACCATcgagaacgggtgggcgtctagagtctagggTGTGGTGTGTTGAGATGTGAAAGGAACCGCGCGAGGGCGGGATATAAATAAGCAAGTGTAGTGGCGCCATAGGATCGAGTCAAGCCAAGAAGTGGCTGTGAAAGGCTATGAATGGCCGGGGGGCAGACAGAGCCAGTGGGCCAACGTCCTGCAATCCGGGTAGCCTCTAGGAAGCTGGGCGGGACGGATGCTCGAACGAGGCGCCGCCCAGGATAGATCGGAACGCGTAGGGACATCCGTAAACGGTCATAGGTCCTTTTCTTGGAGTTGTGTCGGTTGTGTTGTCGGGTCGGTCTTATCTATTTATTGATTGATGTGTAGCAGTGACTGAGTCTATTGCATTGACTGACCGCTAGGTTGCTAGAAACGATGTTGTTTGAAATGTTTTATGATGCATTGTTTGTTTGTAGTGGCTGGACAGTCCTGGTTCCCGCATAGAGTAATATAGAGTGTCATGCGGGCAGGCTGGTCTAGAGTCACTTCACTGAGTAACCCAATACTCAGACCCTCCCTTTTCTTCTCCCTGTGCGCAGGACTGTATGTAGAAGTGTGTGGATACGGGTGATCGGAATTTCAAAAGAAAGCAATGCGATCGTCGACTCATGGGACCAGTAACTGATACGGCGGGTTGCCTATAAGGGTATACGCGTGTCTATAGCTCCCTTTCGATAACCCCGGTCGATCTCCAGGGGATAGGGATGCTACAAAACCCatgttgctttttttttttaacacatacAAACCCATGTTGCTTATAATATCAAAAGGTATCCAATCTATTATATTTCCAACTAGCGTTGTTAAAtcctttaaacaaaaaaaaaaagttgttgtTTCCTTATGTGGTTATCTGCCTTTTTGTTCTATCATTGGTATTGAGGTTTGTCTTGATTTTTATCCTGTCATagcaagttttttttaatgaattttgcATAAGTaggttttgaaagaaaattgcCCAAACATGAAGATGTACTGATCTGGTATCTATTCCCAC
This genomic stretch from Raphanus sativus cultivar WK10039 chromosome 3, ASM80110v3, whole genome shotgun sequence harbors:
- the LOC108845086 gene encoding uncharacterized protein At3g60930, chloroplastic-like, which codes for MDPPKEGSGETGISPSGKRLMKVKQEIGENMKRDKKEAKDSIAGRVSKRVKKKDGSGGSTSLGPHSPSLLKSQEVVNLMVQAHGQKELARVCSSDETPETAPEGWFCIHEKYISKCHLRFPLPDLLLDLLDHYQLALSQLCPSVIRVINGFITRAKEEGVAVGLIELMSLYTIKESSSKDGGSGTYYLPCRPRLGLFKSSGFLGTCLAYFRLLLFAEPLISYAYIEDPPKLTDKLSRALFRKLHQSPNTWASFTISRIGSARFPERYNASFLDPIPAKDLEVSEGPFVVEISTGASTSETEKTQAPKMRPSFRTRSKPAAAASASRGRDKTQGGAFLSSLKRDVNPVETRVKEVAPRSEVPPVEVNPQAARDPLEIETPRNKRSRTDLGNMKTVGCSMPSINGLTNKEEYVDIAHHLGQLAGAINRAQLRFEETMRGAPSAGDLAQATELFKTTKMELDLARAQVSELEAKVGRLGLKVDTQQGKIESQAIDIQVKNRKINELEAARRIGEHQVQEMIVSSQVSQRNKEAEVKLAVRRGKKEVADAYNKILTSVKEKFVKKKDETDALIYAQELQANTELLKDLLSKEIENAEEEYDRLMALILEAAAACEKA